The Oncorhynchus clarkii lewisi isolate Uvic-CL-2024 chromosome 12, UVic_Ocla_1.0, whole genome shotgun sequence genome segment cggtgaaaaatcataatcagtggACCTCTAGTTGAGGTAAGGGTGTTGGGAGACGACACCGCGTAAGGGGGCTTGGGAGACGACACCGCTGTCATGACGTTCTGTtggtgaggtttatgacccccatcaatacctttcccccttttctctctctatagATTTGACTCTTGGAAAGactttgttaacatagagagaatatagtaacatcaaaaggttgggaacggaacaatatttctgtaatccaaccagttgaaagtaTCTGTTGGTACTTAAaaaatatgatgtcagatcagttgttgtctgAAACATTATTACTGACGATAggacgacataaactgtatcttggaaagtctacacattctagttatcggattcacatggaattgttgtgcaatttaaatgtttaaatatgaaactctttgtgaaaatattaaatgtaattttagcttctaaattagagaattgttttcataagtaaactctgctcactcagtggcccccGCCCAattgaacagacattggttgtgAACTAggaaacacgcccttctctccACCACTACAAAAGCCCATTGACGAGAGTCAACCTGGTGTTCCCGATGACGTGAGGACTGCGGTCCATACATTTAAAAGGGCTAatatcaactacagaactaagccaacctcagcgtgagctctgGTTGTGAATAGTTGAAAGACTACAACCTAACGAAATTATCATTGTGTTCCCGATGACGTGAGGACTGATGTCCATACGTTTAGAAGAGCGAATTTCAACGTGGAAGTGACGATCGACACGCTGGAAGGATGAATTtagactataccagccagaatatagcatgagcttataGTATGGCAACTTGatttgaactttgaactcttattcactaaagaagtgatacatcctagacgttgagttagcagcagcagctgtaaacgtgggctaggaaaggacggacaaTCTCTTCAGAAAGACAGGGTACTACAACAGATCCATTCTACCACACAACGATGGTACTACAACGTATCCGTTCTACCACAATACATATTCTTCCAAGGACAAGGGATCTCTCTGCTAGGCAAcccagccttccatctaccactaATATATCGAAGCGCAGcgcagagtaaatatttattttattttccttttccaaatgggcagcAATTTAGAATGCAttagattctgtatttacgatagcatagcttcatGAGGTCCTATAGAGACCCAATCCGTTGGTTTCTCAGTCTTCTCGCGCTTTCATTCAAACtcaaccccctttctttgtgtaaccagccgtcatatcggctccgtccgctagggacgttttcttgtatgacataattagtaatcaatgtatgatccatcctgtgtatatgtaattctgtgtgattatttaggtatttagtacataaataattaaaccaaattttctactgctgattcaacttgttagccacgGTTTGTGACgataaccaagaattttacgATGTTCAGATgtgactgctattgatataaaagattcccaggtctttaagagtttattcgggagacaacagctctataaatattattccGTGGTGCCCAgatttcctagttaattacatttacatgattagtttaatcaggtaatattaattacagagaaattattttataaaatatcatgtcatatcacttaatctggcatagcAAAGACACGACACCGAGTAGGTGTCGACCCACGACACTGCGGGGGGGTGGGAGATGACCCCCTACGACACCACGTAGGGGGGAGACGACACTGCGTAGGGGGACAAACAGGAGGATAAGGGAGGCCATGCCACAGGGAGTTGATAGGAACAACTTGGGTCCTGGGAGCTGTAACAATGTGGTAGAAGTCCAGAAGTCTGCAGAACATTGATCCATTTTTAAAAACACTAAGTAGAAGGCTCTGTCCACGAGTAGACAACTCACCGTGTGAGCAGGAACTGGGAGCTGTGGGAGGCCATGGGATTGCTCTCGGCCACGCCGACCGAGTTGGCGCTGGGAGGTGGGATGGTGGCACTGATGTTGCCGCCGGGGTTAGAGCGTCGTGTGGCATTCCTGGCCGTCTCCAGCTGCTGGCGGGCCGCCTGGGCCTGCTGGCGCTCCAGCTGCAGCTGCATCTGTAGCTGCTGCAGCTGAGACGCAGACGGGCCCGACGAGTTGAGCTGGCCACCCGCCGAGCGCCGCACGCCCGACAGTTGAGACAATAGCTCTGTGGGGAGGGGAGATGAATGATTTTGAGATCATTTTGGTGACAGTCAAATGAACATTCTCCAGTATAGACACGCTGTTGGGAGACACCACACTACTGTAGGGGTGTCACAGTGCTTTGGACAAGAGACATTACACAGTGGTTATACTTCATTGGAGACAGGAGCCATTCAGTCTCATGGAGAGAGAATTTTACTTATTTTATGTCAAATGACTCCATGAGTAACCAAGTACATAGGAGCCACAAGAGGGGAGAAACTATAGAATCTCTAACCATTTCTATGAGGAAGACCCTGTTTGCAgttatactgacagacagactggtcaGACCAGGTGTACTGCTCACCTGCTATAGGGTCCATGGCTTCCCTGTTACTGGGGGAGTAAGAGGAACTCTGTGAGGAAGAGAGCCCCCCAGTGGAGCTGCTAGTAAAGTGCATGTTGGTCCTGCGTGCCCTAGGACCGCCCAGCCCACGACCGTGGTGGAACATCCGACGCACGTGCCGGACGCCACTGGACTCATCGTAAAACACAGTGGGTTAAGGAGTACAGACCAAGGGGCTCGCAAGTAACTGGAATAGTCACATCCACAGACGTGTATAGTTGTCGCATCCACAAAGGTAGGTAGGCACACACaagcagaccacacacacacacacacacacacacacacacacacacacacacacacacacacacacacacacacacacacacacacacacacacacacacacacacacacacacacagtcgagcTGCGTAAAAGGATATTAAGTCTCTAGGTGCTCTGTGTTCAAGTGTGAGATGAGCAGCAAAGTCGTCAGTCACGTGATTGGGGTCCCCGCCCGGCAACGCAGCACATATTGGACAGATCTGAAATGAAGCAGTAAGCACCCTCTGGATATATTCAACTGACCATTCACAAGCATCAGTTGTCAAATAATTATTTGAGAATTGCGTTAATGCTTCCATGAGCCCTGGAATCAAATTTGGATGTATGAGATGTCATTGGATGCAATGTTTCCCCTAGATTTTTAGAGGTGGTAAACAccaaaacattctattgaaagAAATGGAGCCCACATTTTTTCAGGCAGAATAGCAACAGAGCTAGACTGAGGGACCAGTCTGTCCTGTCTTAGTGATGCTAGATGAAACACTAGGATGATATCCCCCACTTACCACCTCTGTGGAAGTCTCTGCATGGTCTGAGGTGACATGCTCCtgtagggatgtctctgtgtagccCATTTTACCACAGTAAGGACAGGAAAAGCTCTGGGGCTGCTCTACTGAGAACGCCTCGCCGCCGTAATACAGGTCTGCAAAGCAAAACCATCCATCTTTAGAGTCACATTAATAATAATCGGCATAATACAACAAACCTCATATCGAATAATAATCACATTGAATTTGTTGAGCACATTTCACATGCTCAAAGCGCATAAGGTagaaaacaaaaatacatttcaaattcaTCATGCAAATACACTGAAAGCAAAATGATCAACAAAAATCTAATTAATAATAACATTAAGTGCGAAGAGTTTTCCggaccacatgacctgaccaggaagaACAACAAGATAGCCCTGCTGGGTCACGTGGGCAGGAAAAAAAACTCCTGTCCCTTCTCATAATGTAACATGTTTAATCTACACTGCAGATGTCCTTACCAAAGTCTACCCTGGTTAATATACACTGCAGATGTCCTTACCAAAGTCTACCCTGGTTAATCTACACTGCAGATGTCTTTACCAAAGACTACCCTGGTTAATCTACACTGCAGATGTCCTTACCAAAGACTACCCTGGTTAATCTACACTGCAGATGTCCTTACCAAAGTCTACCCTGGTTA includes the following:
- the LOC139422787 gene encoding E3 ubiquitin-protein ligase KCMF1-like, producing MSRHEGVSCDACLKGNFRGRRYKCLICYDYDLCASCYESGATTTRHTSEHAMQCILTRVDFDLYYGGEAFSVEQPQSFSCPYCGKMGYTETSLQEHVTSDHAETSTEVICPICAALPGGDPNHVTDDFAAHLTLEHRAPRDLDESSGVRHVRRMFHHGRGLGGPRARRTNMHFTSSSTGGLSSSQSSSYSPSNREAMDPIAELLSQLSGVRRSAGGQLNSSGPSASQLQQLQMQLQLERQQAQAARQQLETARNATRRSNPGGNISATIPPPSANSVGVAESNPMASHSSQFLLTRLNEPKMSEAERQALEGERADRSLFVQELLLSTLMREESSSSDEDERRDFASFGAMGCVDIMPLDVALENLNLRESGTGGYNSSSRSSKEPPPPPL